Sequence from the Bremerella volcania genome:
TGTGCCCTTCCCGCAAGGCGATCCACAGGTCGTTGCCATCGAGGTAAAGTGCTCGCGGTCCCACCATCGACTTACCTACGGTCGTCTCGCCGTCGATCGGCAGCTTCTTCTCGCCATTTCCGGCGATCGACTGAATGACGCCGGTCTTTAGATCGATGGCGCGGATTCGATGGTTCTGAATGTCGGCCACGTAGAGCGTAGAGTCATCTTCGGTCAACACAATGCTGTGCGGTCGATTGAACTGCGCCTTGAGGGCCGGGCCGCCATCGCCGGAGTAGCCAGGCTTGCCGGTGCCAGCGACGGTGGAGATGGTTCCGGTCTTCGCATCGACCTTGCGAATGAGATGGTTCTGCATCTCGACGAAATACATATCGCCGTTTTTGGCGAAACGCACCTCGTACGGTTCGTTCAATTGGGCTTCAGTCGCCGGGCCCCCATCGCCGGAATACCCTTTGGTGCCGTTGCCAGCGACGGTCGTGACCTGCCTGGTCTTCAGGTCGACGCGCAGCACGCGATGGTTTTCAACTTCCGTCACGTAAAGAGCACCGTCCGGACCGATCAGAACACCGAACGTCTGGCCAATGTTGACTTCATCGACCGGACCTTCCATCTTGCCCAACTCTTTATCGCCGGTACCGGCCACGGTGACGATCTCGCCGAATTCGGTTGCGAAAGCACGAGAGATCGGCAAAAACGAGAGGAGGGTTAGCAGTAAGCAGAGGCGGGACAACATGCGGCTCACTCGCGAAAGGGATTCAATTCGTTTGACGATGGTTACGAGTCGAGCCGCATTATAGTTCCTCTGGATGCCCGGTTCACGGCTTGATCAGGATTTTCCCTGCCAGGGTGCCTGCTTGCCGCAATGTGTTGTCTTCCTGCAGCTTGTGGGCAGCCGCTGCTTCGGCCAGGGGAAAGATCTTCCCGATCTGCGGCTTCAGCTTCCCTTCCGAGAGCCACCGGCTGATCTGTTGGCCGCACACATCCATTTCCTCGGGGCTCACTTTGAACATCACGAACCCGTGCAGGCTGCATCCTTTCACATAGAACGGCCCCACGGGAAACTCCGGCCGGGCATCGCGGCCGGCCATCAGCACCATGCGGCAGCGCTCGGCGGCAATACTGACCAGAAAATCGAAGTCCGGCTCGCGGATCGTTTCCCAAATCACATTCACCCCGGCGGGACAAACCTTAAGGACTTCCTCGGCGACGTTCTGTGTTTTGTAGTTGAAGACGTAGTCGGCTCCCAGTTCTTTGCACAGTTCCGCTTTCTCGTCGGAGCCTGCGGTCGCCAGAACGGTTGCTCCCATCGCTTTGGCCATCTGCACGACCATCGAACCGACGCCCCCAGAACCGCCATGCACGAAGATCGTTTCGCCTGTCTTCAGTGCCGCGTTGTCGGCACCCAGCCCCAAGTGGGCCGTCACGCCGGTCAGCGCGCACGCGGCGGCTGCGTCGTCGGAAACATTATCAGGCGTGGCATACAACCAGTGCTCGTCCACCACGGCGTACTCGGCGAACGTTCCCTGGCGCCCGACCAGTCCCTGGTTCGTTCCCCACACGTGCTGACCAACCTGGTAGCGACTTGCGCCGGGGCCTACCTTTTCGATCGTGCCGGCCAAGTCACTACCGGTGACAAACGGCTTGGGCAGTTCCCAATAGTTGGCACCGTTGCGAATGTACGTATCGATCGGGTTGAGCGCTGCCGTAACGACTTTCACCAATACCTGACCTTCGCCCGGTTCCGGCGTGGGGATTTCACCAACCTGGATGACTTCAGGGGGGCCCGTTTGTTCAATGTAGGCTGCTTTCATCAGTTTCCTTTCTTCGGGGTGATCGCCGCGTAATTTCTCCCCCCATCCTATCGCTCCTGCTATCGCAGACAAGTTAGGCCCGCGTCCACGCGAATGGAGTCTTCCAATTGTTTCCCTGGCCGATCGTATGTCAGAATAGCAGCATGCAAGCACACCATTGAGGAGCACGCACCATGAAGAACACTGCCCTGATCACCGGAGCCTCCAGCGGCATCGGCCGCGAGTTGGCCTGGGTCCATGCCGAGCACGGGGGGGACCTGGTCTTGATCGCGCGGCGCGGGGAAGTACTCGAAGAACTCAAGCAGCAGATCGTCGAGAAGCACCAGGTCAACGTCCTGTGCATCGCCATCGACCTGAACGAGCCAGGGGCCGTGCACCAGGTTTACGACCAGGTCGAGGCTGCCGGCATCGAGGTCGACTTCCTGATCAACAACGCA
This genomic interval carries:
- a CDS encoding NHL domain-containing protein yields the protein MLSRLCLLLTLLSFLPISRAFATEFGEIVTVAGTGDKELGKMEGPVDEVNIGQTFGVLIGPDGALYVTEVENHRVLRVDLKTRQVTTVAGNGTKGYSGDGGPATEAQLNEPYEVRFAKNGDMYFVEMQNHLIRKVDAKTGTISTVAGTGKPGYSGDGGPALKAQFNRPHSIVLTEDDSTLYVADIQNHRIRAIDLKTGVIQSIAGNGEKKLPIDGETTVGKSMVGPRALYLDGNDLWIALREGHSVWRLDLKTGIVHHVACSGKQGYSGDGGSAKEATMNGPKGIVKAPNGNLYVVDTENQAIREIDVKNDRIRTVAGIGPKGRGYSGDNGPATKAKMDRPHGIGVGADNALYIGDTNNHRVRKVVPVTE
- a CDS encoding NADPH:quinone reductase, with protein sequence MKAAYIEQTGPPEVIQVGEIPTPEPGEGQVLVKVVTAALNPIDTYIRNGANYWELPKPFVTGSDLAGTIEKVGPGASRYQVGQHVWGTNQGLVGRQGTFAEYAVVDEHWLYATPDNVSDDAAAACALTGVTAHLGLGADNAALKTGETIFVHGGSGGVGSMVVQMAKAMGATVLATAGSDEKAELCKELGADYVFNYKTQNVAEEVLKVCPAGVNVIWETIREPDFDFLVSIAAERCRMVLMAGRDARPEFPVGPFYVKGCSLHGFVMFKVSPEEMDVCGQQISRWLSEGKLKPQIGKIFPLAEAAAAHKLQEDNTLRQAGTLAGKILIKP